One Paraburkholderia sp. HP33-1 genomic region harbors:
- a CDS encoding DMT family transporter: MNLLLYAVTVLIWGTTWMAIKWQLGAVPPPVSIAWRFWIAALLLFALLRIMRRPIWPPRDAWRYLAAQGLALFCLNFLCFYYAERIVPSGLVAVVFSTAPLLNSINGRLFMGRPLQPSAIAGALLGLVGIVCLFVQQMAGHLGDHTAWLGLGVAFLGTLCFSAGNLLSSRMQSMGLHPFATNSWAMLIGAAVLTVGSLFAGYSFALEPSVRYLGALAYLAVFGSVIGFTAYLMLVGRMGPERAAYCTVLFPIVALAVSTLFEGYRWSALAVVGLLLVVAGNLVAFDLTQRIFVRRRAART, from the coding sequence ATGAATCTCCTGCTCTATGCCGTCACCGTGCTGATCTGGGGCACCACCTGGATGGCGATCAAATGGCAACTCGGCGCGGTGCCGCCGCCAGTATCGATTGCGTGGCGTTTCTGGATCGCCGCGCTGCTGCTGTTCGCGCTGCTGCGCATCATGCGCCGGCCGATCTGGCCGCCGCGCGACGCCTGGCGCTACCTCGCCGCGCAAGGTCTCGCGCTGTTCTGCCTGAATTTCCTGTGCTTCTACTACGCCGAACGGATCGTGCCGAGCGGGCTCGTCGCGGTGGTGTTCTCGACCGCGCCGCTCTTGAACTCGATCAACGGGCGGCTGTTCATGGGCCGGCCGCTGCAGCCGAGCGCGATTGCGGGCGCGTTGCTCGGGCTCGTCGGCATCGTCTGTCTGTTCGTGCAGCAGATGGCCGGGCATCTCGGCGATCACACCGCGTGGCTCGGGCTTGGCGTCGCGTTTCTCGGCACGCTGTGCTTCTCGGCCGGCAACCTGCTGTCGAGCCGCATGCAATCGATGGGCCTGCATCCGTTTGCAACCAACAGTTGGGCGATGCTGATCGGCGCGGCCGTTCTGACGGTCGGCAGTCTGTTCGCCGGCTATTCGTTTGCGCTCGAACCGTCGGTGCGCTATCTCGGCGCGCTCGCGTATCTGGCCGTGTTCGGCTCGGTGATCGGCTTTACGGCCTACCTGATGCTGGTCGGCCGCATGGGCCCGGAGCGCGCCGCGTATTGCACGGTGCTGTTTCCGATCGTCGCGCTCGCGGTGTCGACATTGTTCGAAGGTTATCGCTGGTCCGCGCTCGCGGTGGTCGGTCTGTTGCTCGTCGTGGCCGGCAATCTGGTGGCGTTCGATCTCACGCAACGGATTTTCGTGCGTCGCCGGGCGGCGCGAACGTGA